One stretch of Bordetella avium DNA includes these proteins:
- a CDS encoding phage antirepressor N-terminal domain-containing protein: protein MSQSQCALALDVSPIEVPFHGAVLLVVEHNGQPYVPMKPVVEGMGMAWQPQHRKLAAAEKRWGITILMIPSNGGNQEAVCLPLRKLPGWLMTISPNKVRPELREKVITYQNEADDILWDAWQQKAATPSTPRIDVRALLLSGQSDLTIELPEHIQAALNARAGVLAGEAFVLIREHLRRRIAFGAVNGHHQLLRDDLVLNLIADGDLGDALAHEYITKIRNLFSYLNGIADAACRSRDQAGEHLKALHTTHW, encoded by the coding sequence ATGTCTCAATCGCAATGCGCCCTGGCGCTCGACGTTTCTCCCATTGAAGTTCCTTTCCACGGTGCTGTACTGCTCGTTGTAGAACACAACGGTCAGCCCTACGTCCCCATGAAACCTGTTGTTGAAGGCATGGGTATGGCGTGGCAACCACAACACCGGAAGTTGGCTGCCGCAGAGAAACGCTGGGGCATCACCATTTTGATGATCCCTTCAAACGGCGGCAATCAGGAAGCTGTCTGCCTACCACTTCGCAAGCTGCCTGGCTGGCTGATGACCATCAGCCCAAACAAGGTCCGGCCTGAATTGCGCGAGAAAGTCATCACGTACCAGAACGAAGCCGACGATATTCTGTGGGACGCATGGCAGCAAAAAGCAGCCACTCCCAGCACTCCCCGCATCGACGTGCGCGCCCTGCTGCTCTCTGGCCAGTCAGACCTCACCATCGAGCTACCTGAGCACATCCAAGCTGCACTGAATGCGCGCGCGGGCGTCCTCGCTGGCGAGGCATTTGTACTCATCCGTGAGCATCTGCGCCGACGCATCGCGTTCGGCGCCGTCAACGGCCATCACCAACTGCTGCGCGATGATCTCGTGCTCAACCTGATTGCAGACGGCGACCTCGGCGATGCCTTGGCCCATGAGTACATCACGAAAATTCGGAACCTATTCAGTTACTTGAACGGGATCGCCGACGCCGCTTGCCGCTCCCGTGACCAAGCAGGCGAGCACCTCAAGGCACTGCACACCACGCATTGGTAG
- a CDS encoding integrase, which yields MTIMISEVYEAFRAAGVPEDKARKAAEAMSAETLATKTDVAILKWMVGFNLAFTMAMLWKIFS from the coding sequence ATGACAATCATGATTTCCGAGGTTTACGAGGCGTTTCGCGCTGCCGGGGTGCCGGAGGACAAAGCTCGCAAAGCGGCCGAGGCGATGAGCGCGGAAACGTTGGCGACTAAGACGGATGTAGCGATTCTCAAATGGATGGTGGGCTTCAATCTTGCCTTTACCATGGCCATGCTTTGGAAGATATTTAGCTAG
- a CDS encoding CCDC90 family protein, whose amino-acid sequence MSIVTFDTLKFVETLEKAGVSREQASAMATAVRDSHEGAELATKADLREVRVEMQQYESAIRSDLEKLELSLRNDMEKLETGLRHEISSVRQEINSVRQEFNGKFQLMQWTLGVVVAGVMALILKAFF is encoded by the coding sequence ATGAGCATTGTTACATTTGACACCCTGAAGTTTGTCGAGACCTTGGAAAAGGCCGGTGTTAGCCGTGAGCAAGCGTCTGCTATGGCGACTGCTGTGCGTGATTCGCACGAGGGCGCGGAGCTGGCGACGAAGGCCGATCTGCGGGAAGTGCGGGTGGAAATGCAGCAGTACGAGTCGGCCATCCGCTCCGATCTAGAGAAGCTGGAACTTAGCCTGCGCAACGACATGGAGAAGCTGGAGACCGGGTTGCGGCATGAGATCAGCAGCGTGCGCCAAGAGATCAACAGCGTGCGCCAAGAGTTCAACGGCAAGTTTCAGCTGATGCAATGGACGCTCGGCGTTGTGGTGGCGGGCGTAATGGCGCTGATCCTGAAGGCGTTTTTCTGA
- a CDS encoding HNH endonuclease yields MTPSRKQVEAARPKFLEWLVARGAQVLRPTSEWELVRFDCASGVAIIYSNAKGSTTFTGQALAAWSAYKGAMAWDAGVRTKRAKVSPLIRTLLERDGDRCFFCHEHTSDDDRSAEHLVPVAHGGPNHISNLVLAHKACNARAGHLSAMEKIRIRDQSREQP; encoded by the coding sequence ATGACCCCGAGCCGAAAGCAGGTTGAAGCCGCCCGCCCCAAGTTCCTCGAATGGCTCGTAGCTCGCGGTGCCCAGGTGCTTCGCCCGACAAGTGAATGGGAGCTGGTGCGTTTCGACTGCGCATCGGGCGTGGCGATCATCTACAGCAATGCCAAAGGCAGCACTACTTTCACCGGCCAAGCCTTAGCGGCCTGGAGCGCTTACAAAGGCGCGATGGCCTGGGACGCTGGCGTCCGGACAAAGAGGGCCAAGGTCAGCCCGCTGATCCGCACCCTGCTGGAGCGAGACGGCGACCGCTGCTTTTTCTGCCATGAGCACACATCCGACGATGACCGCAGCGCCGAGCATTTGGTACCGGTTGCCCACGGTGGCCCGAACCACATCAGCAATCTGGTACTGGCCCACAAGGCATGCAATGCGCGAGCAGGCCACCTGAGCGCGATGGAGAAAATCCGCATACGCGACCAATCAAGGGAGCAGCCATGA
- a CDS encoding OB-fold protein, with protein MKLPRNQLGLALFGATLVLSPMAASAQEKVVSEFSAGKSHRYELSKLEYSVFKTLVDDDANNLASGNDSLLGERMGLTDTTASELAKAYSDNEVAADKRFKKKPLLINGKIGSINSGIGGAPYLALGTQPSSPHARLHKSALDFAASAKKGQSVSLICTGAGATITIPMLDDCRPARAVADEEATKLTRRVDRVLKGLGSDESAQQLLAISIYAASTIKGDSCGPNAAACLKNVKTAMKAPGAKEGILKAMETLKLAGISLAK; from the coding sequence GTGAAACTCCCCCGCAATCAGTTAGGACTTGCATTATTCGGCGCGACGCTCGTGCTGTCACCCATGGCAGCATCAGCGCAAGAGAAAGTGGTTAGCGAGTTTTCCGCAGGAAAATCACATCGATACGAGCTTTCGAAACTTGAATACAGCGTCTTCAAGACGCTTGTTGATGATGACGCCAACAACCTTGCCTCTGGCAACGACAGCCTGCTTGGCGAGCGGATGGGCCTGACCGACACTACCGCCTCGGAATTAGCGAAGGCGTACTCCGATAATGAAGTGGCAGCCGATAAGCGGTTCAAAAAGAAACCACTTTTGATCAACGGAAAAATCGGCAGCATCAACTCCGGCATAGGCGGAGCGCCATACCTCGCGCTTGGTACGCAACCATCATCACCACACGCAAGGCTGCATAAAAGCGCCCTGGATTTCGCAGCAAGTGCGAAAAAAGGGCAATCCGTTTCACTGATCTGCACCGGCGCAGGCGCGACCATTACGATCCCCATGCTGGACGATTGCAGGCCCGCACGCGCCGTCGCGGACGAGGAGGCCACCAAATTGACGCGCAGGGTAGACCGCGTGCTTAAAGGCCTTGGCAGCGACGAGTCGGCGCAACAATTACTCGCCATTTCAATTTATGCGGCTAGCACCATCAAGGGCGACTCCTGCGGCCCAAATGCAGCCGCCTGCTTAAAAAATGTGAAAACCGCCATGAAGGCGCCGGGCGCAAAGGAAGGGATTCTCAAGGCGATGGAAACATTGAAACTGGCCGGAATATCATTGGCCAAGTAA
- a CDS encoding DUF6414 family protein, whose product MGQESPSIDFLYDFLYLDKPRAQSWLAQLVADGVPLSTKYQSSSTDSSKVNAAGGIPGVLKGGGSSVESVTETMERSFNTEWSIPLNLLDTLSEANYVSKGLNGAPIGSVIHIHGQANIIDISFMQAGWSAFTDLMLGQVKTTHSNKAAKAAEKTEVAQLGAALKVMPPMPQLYLSTVGGEVAWSVLHEDHMLIDPSALTLTYGANIKGDWHVLAVLDALPDGNDTPGTSIKIGKPISDGLLPVMEAIREAMGRPGDAYAVNPIAIFRAIKPSTR is encoded by the coding sequence GTGGGTCAAGAGTCACCAAGCATAGATTTTCTCTATGATTTTCTGTATCTAGATAAGCCCAGGGCCCAGTCGTGGCTAGCGCAACTCGTAGCGGACGGCGTACCTCTTTCTACGAAGTACCAAAGCAGCTCAACTGATAGCAGCAAAGTAAATGCAGCCGGCGGAATTCCGGGCGTTCTAAAAGGGGGCGGGTCTTCCGTCGAGTCAGTTACAGAAACTATGGAGCGTAGTTTCAATACTGAATGGAGCATACCCCTTAATTTGCTGGATACGCTATCTGAGGCTAACTACGTCTCGAAAGGCCTGAACGGAGCGCCAATTGGGTCGGTGATCCACATCCACGGCCAAGCCAACATTATTGACATTAGCTTCATGCAAGCTGGGTGGAGTGCATTCACCGACCTCATGCTTGGCCAAGTGAAGACAACACACTCCAACAAAGCGGCAAAGGCTGCTGAGAAAACGGAGGTTGCCCAGCTTGGGGCGGCTCTGAAGGTCATGCCGCCCATGCCGCAGCTTTACTTGAGCACAGTCGGAGGGGAAGTAGCTTGGTCAGTGCTTCACGAGGACCATATGCTCATCGATCCGTCCGCGCTGACACTTACATACGGGGCAAACATCAAAGGGGACTGGCATGTGCTTGCGGTACTTGATGCATTGCCTGATGGGAACGACACGCCAGGCACTTCTATCAAAATAGGCAAACCCATTTCGGATGGTTTGCTCCCCGTAATGGAAGCCATCCGAGAAGCGATGGGCCGCCCCGGCGATGCTTATGCGGTTAACCCAATTGCGATCTTTCGGGCCATCAAGCCCAGCACACGCTAA
- a CDS encoding S24 family peptidase: protein MKIWSVEEEAENLRARFQGVNRAAFARENKIPGGQAMVYQHVTGRRPLNLEAATAYAAGFGCPLADISPRLAIEAGKAAALSSEASPGQSNKPYAWPFPSIDESEIRGLPESQLRALEGALALAVAQLKIGITVSRQPAASEAKTGSRTTNFDSAPDEFPMRIPGIPPAPTQIKEPVPAYVTPRLSLAQATAVNVVAAEQHADNDEWESVPEMADVRLAAGEGIENHTEEMTGYVYFRRSFLRSVGADGQRGRMVYAKGDSMEPVIRDGAALLVVPDLGLTLHDLAAGGVYAINYDGKMLVKTVAKDRLTGRWVARSFNARHPDIPLEDGASVRVLGRVVWAGAQLGEDEQGQWVRR from the coding sequence ATGAAGATATGGTCGGTAGAAGAAGAAGCGGAAAATTTGCGCGCACGCTTTCAGGGCGTGAACCGCGCAGCTTTCGCTCGTGAGAACAAAATCCCTGGGGGCCAGGCGATGGTCTACCAGCACGTTACCGGCCGACGACCATTAAACTTGGAGGCGGCCACAGCCTACGCGGCAGGCTTTGGCTGCCCGCTTGCGGATATAAGTCCAAGACTGGCGATAGAAGCGGGAAAAGCCGCTGCGCTTAGCTCGGAAGCCTCGCCCGGGCAATCAAACAAACCCTACGCGTGGCCGTTCCCATCGATCGACGAATCGGAAATCCGAGGGCTGCCCGAGAGTCAACTGAGGGCGCTGGAAGGAGCATTGGCTCTAGCGGTTGCCCAACTTAAAATAGGCATCACGGTGTCCAGGCAGCCGGCGGCCTCAGAGGCAAAGACTGGCAGCCGAACCACGAACTTTGACTCTGCGCCGGACGAATTCCCTATGCGCATTCCAGGCATACCCCCGGCGCCGACCCAGATTAAAGAGCCAGTCCCGGCATACGTTACTCCGCGCTTGAGCCTCGCGCAGGCAACCGCGGTTAATGTCGTAGCCGCCGAGCAGCATGCAGATAATGATGAATGGGAATCGGTGCCTGAGATGGCGGATGTTCGCCTTGCCGCTGGCGAAGGTATCGAGAACCACACCGAAGAAATGACCGGCTACGTGTATTTCCGTCGTTCTTTTCTGCGCTCGGTCGGCGCGGACGGCCAGCGCGGGCGAATGGTTTACGCCAAAGGCGACAGCATGGAGCCGGTTATCCGAGATGGAGCGGCACTGCTTGTTGTGCCCGATCTGGGGTTGACCCTGCATGACCTGGCCGCCGGCGGCGTCTACGCCATCAACTATGACGGGAAGATGCTCGTCAAGACGGTAGCTAAGGATCGGCTAACGGGGCGCTGGGTGGCCCGGTCGTTCAATGCGCGGCATCCGGATATTCCCCTGGAAGATGGGGCCTCGGTCAGAGTGCTGGGGCGCGTGGTGTGGGCTGGCGCTCAGTTGGGGGAGGATGAGCAGGGGCAGTGGGTGCGGCGGTAA
- a CDS encoding transcriptional regulator, producing MNLNQYLDRKGSPKAAEFARIIGVSSALLYQWRQGIRPVSVKWCLAIEKATSGLVTRRELRQDDWQLFWPELANQSTPKQEASHA from the coding sequence ATGAACCTGAACCAATACCTAGACCGGAAAGGCTCGCCCAAGGCCGCCGAGTTTGCGCGAATCATTGGGGTTTCTTCGGCGCTCCTCTATCAGTGGCGCCAGGGGATTCGACCCGTTTCCGTTAAGTGGTGCCTCGCCATTGAGAAGGCCACCTCTGGGCTGGTAACTCGCCGTGAGCTCCGCCAAGACGATTGGCAGCTTTTTTGGCCCGAGCTTGCGAATCAATCCACTCCCAAGCAAGAGGCCAGCCATGCGTGA
- a CDS encoding CII family transcriptional regulator translates to MNEQAVSDEQRAMVSNIGARLQAEVLQRLAAITQKHAAECMGVHPSKVSRMVSEDLMEFCCLLAAAGFQLTTGDSVVMDQNEQIAIESMALKWMQARHQARLETVRQKAK, encoded by the coding sequence ATGAACGAGCAAGCAGTATCCGACGAGCAGCGTGCAATGGTAAGCAACATCGGCGCACGGCTTCAGGCTGAGGTGTTGCAGCGTCTTGCAGCCATCACGCAGAAGCATGCGGCCGAATGCATGGGCGTGCACCCGAGCAAAGTCAGCCGGATGGTGAGCGAAGACCTGATGGAATTTTGCTGCCTGCTTGCAGCGGCTGGGTTCCAGCTCACCACCGGAGATTCGGTAGTTATGGATCAGAACGAGCAGATCGCCATTGAAAGCATGGCGCTCAAGTGGATGCAGGCCCGACACCAAGCGCGGCTGGAAACTGTCCGCCAAAAGGCAAAGTGA
- a CDS encoding Ref family protein, with translation MKGRNPTAEQKRFWDMLARNIGCVASRMDGFFDSQCSIHHIDGRTKPDAHWLVLPLSAGNHQDGTGAPGRIAVHPWKTRFEERYGKQRDLLVWCIEQLQAQGLNVPDGALRAAGMLEESRALL, from the coding sequence ATGAAAGGCCGCAACCCTACCGCAGAACAAAAGCGCTTCTGGGACATGTTGGCCCGGAACATCGGATGCGTGGCATCCCGCATGGATGGCTTCTTCGATAGCCAGTGTTCGATCCATCACATTGACGGCCGGACTAAGCCTGATGCGCATTGGCTCGTGTTGCCGCTGTCGGCGGGCAATCACCAAGACGGGACTGGCGCACCTGGGCGCATTGCCGTCCATCCCTGGAAAACACGATTTGAAGAGCGCTACGGCAAGCAGCGTGATTTGCTGGTCTGGTGCATCGAACAACTGCAAGCCCAAGGCTTGAACGTCCCTGATGGCGCTTTGCGGGCCGCTGGGATGCTGGAGGAAAGCCGTGCATTACTTTAA
- a CDS encoding YdaU family protein, with translation MLEHGAYTLLIDSCYDRERFPTIDEAIDWCWARTEEEIAAVRFVLGKFFDLVDGRYVQARIQEEIDAFHAKSLKNKEIAEEREAKRRTAREQSSTKRAQGVNEAPPNQEPITNNQEKEIPPNPRKRGQSFDAAAIDLPDWLDRESWETWVADRKARKKPITEKAAELQIKQLADLLQQGHPPADVIAHSIASGYQGLFAPKARGNATPASKSQRMDEWNAELNDVLAESRRPTEIFMGTIDATH, from the coding sequence ATGCTTGAGCACGGAGCGTACACGCTCTTGATCGACTCGTGCTACGACCGTGAACGCTTCCCCACCATTGATGAGGCAATTGACTGGTGCTGGGCCAGAACGGAAGAAGAAATCGCGGCCGTGCGCTTTGTCCTGGGCAAATTCTTCGATCTGGTTGATGGCCGGTATGTGCAAGCGCGCATTCAAGAAGAGATTGACGCCTTCCATGCTAAGTCTTTGAAGAACAAAGAGATTGCTGAAGAGCGCGAGGCAAAGCGCCGCACGGCTCGTGAGCAATCGAGCACGAAACGTGCACAAGGCGTGAACGAAGCGCCACCTAACCAAGAACCAATAACCAATAACCAAGAAAAAGAAATACCCCCTAACCCCCGCAAGCGGGGGCAGTCGTTCGACGCTGCCGCGATTGATCTGCCGGACTGGCTTGACCGTGAGTCCTGGGAAACCTGGGTCGCTGACCGCAAGGCCCGCAAGAAGCCGATCACCGAGAAAGCCGCCGAGCTGCAGATCAAGCAGCTTGCAGACCTCTTGCAGCAAGGGCACCCCCCGGCCGACGTGATCGCGCACAGCATCGCCAGCGGCTACCAGGGGCTGTTTGCGCCGAAGGCGCGGGGCAATGCCACCCCGGCGAGCAAGTCTCAGCGCATGGACGAGTGGAACGCCGAGCTGAATGATGTTCTGGCCGAAAGCCGTCGGCCGACCGAGATTTTCATGGGGACGATTGATGCAACTCACTGA
- a CDS encoding endonuclease, with product MISLRLPWPPKELSPNFRGHWAPISRAKKSYRTAARLTAMKALRHAERFDRFGGVRITYEFCPPTARAYDRDNLAARMKAATDGISDALGMNDRGFHFAPVAIGSKEKGGLVRVTIESLKEGV from the coding sequence ATGATTTCCCTTCGTCTACCCTGGCCGCCCAAAGAGCTGAGCCCCAACTTCCGGGGCCATTGGGCGCCGATCTCGCGGGCGAAGAAAAGCTACCGCACCGCTGCGCGTTTGACCGCAATGAAGGCGTTGCGCCACGCAGAGAGATTTGACCGCTTCGGCGGTGTGCGCATTACCTACGAATTTTGCCCACCGACTGCGAGAGCCTACGACCGGGACAACCTGGCGGCGCGGATGAAAGCCGCTACAGATGGAATCTCGGACGCGCTGGGTATGAATGACCGTGGCTTTCACTTCGCGCCGGTTGCCATTGGCAGCAAAGAGAAGGGCGGGCTTGTCCGCGTAACCATTGAATCGCTCAAGGAGGGCGTATGA
- a CDS encoding Rha family transcriptional regulator yields the protein MDLTQVQDMVSLAGDRLVTDSRRVAEKFKKRHRDVLRAIRVLECSADFRARNFAQCFEINDLANGKPEPDVQMTKDGFMFLVMCCATRAAAAVKESFIEAFNSMAEYIRSGREGLWQQMHALLATDADSKARASVGSRLMLDRKREKPLLEQRFADLMARIQHPLRLA from the coding sequence ATGGATTTGACTCAAGTGCAAGATATGGTCTCGCTGGCCGGTGATCGGCTCGTGACCGACTCCCGCCGCGTGGCCGAGAAATTCAAAAAGCGGCACCGTGATGTGCTGCGCGCTATTCGGGTACTGGAATGTAGTGCTGACTTCAGGGCGCGCAATTTTGCGCAGTGCTTTGAAATCAACGACTTAGCGAACGGAAAGCCCGAGCCGGACGTCCAGATGACCAAGGACGGATTTATGTTCCTGGTGATGTGCTGCGCGACCCGCGCAGCCGCCGCCGTCAAGGAGTCGTTCATCGAGGCGTTTAACTCGATGGCCGAGTACATCCGGTCGGGCCGGGAGGGGCTGTGGCAGCAGATGCACGCCTTGCTGGCTACCGATGCAGACTCCAAGGCTCGCGCCTCGGTGGGTTCCCGGCTGATGCTGGATCGTAAGCGAGAAAAGCCCTTGCTTGAACAGCGATTTGCCGATCTGATGGCCCGCATCCAGCACCCGTTACGGCTCGCATAG
- a CDS encoding terminase small subunit, translating to MALTAKQRRFVDEYLVDLNATQAAIRAGYSKKTARQIGEENLSKPDIAKAVQEAQAARSKRTEITQDMVLRELAKIGFADIRKVVNWGSTTLQAGVDDDGNPTTEVHHGLVLVASNEIDDATAAAISEVSEGREGLKVKFHDKKGALVDIGRHLGMFKDRVEHSGPGGGPIKSISAVAATPEEAAKIYQQMMSA from the coding sequence ATGGCGCTGACAGCAAAGCAGCGCCGCTTCGTGGATGAGTACCTCGTTGATCTCAACGCCACGCAAGCGGCGATCAGGGCGGGGTATAGCAAAAAAACCGCAAGGCAGATAGGTGAAGAGAACCTGTCAAAACCTGACATCGCCAAGGCGGTTCAGGAGGCCCAGGCGGCTCGCTCCAAGCGCACCGAAATCACTCAGGACATGGTGCTGCGCGAGCTGGCCAAGATCGGCTTTGCGGACATTCGTAAGGTCGTCAATTGGGGCAGCACGACGCTACAGGCGGGCGTCGATGATGACGGCAACCCTACGACCGAGGTGCACCATGGCCTGGTCTTGGTTGCATCCAATGAAATTGACGACGCGACGGCTGCCGCCATTTCCGAGGTGTCGGAAGGGCGCGAGGGGCTGAAGGTCAAGTTCCACGACAAGAAAGGCGCACTGGTGGATATTGGGCGCCACCTTGGCATGTTCAAGGATCGGGTGGAGCATTCCGGCCCTGGTGGCGGGCCAATCAAATCGATATCGGCCGTGGCTGCCACCCCGGAAGAAGCGGCCAAGATATATCAGCAAATGATGAGCGCCTAA
- a CDS encoding TerL protein, with translation MPIPFPFDFKSPDYKAVFEWRIERLNRIRANPACLPAMKAYYKSHPAQFIIDWGMTLDPRNVERGLPSSVPFLLFPRQEEWVYWFMERWKRQEPGITEKTRDMGMSWLTIGLACTLCLHNNGMVLGFGSRKEEYVDKIGSPKSLFDKARTFMRMLPAEFRGGWDSGKHAPHMRIIFPESDSIITGESGDGIGRGDRTSAYFVDESAFLERPQLTDASLSQTTNCRQDISTPNGMGNPFAQKRHSGRVPVFTFHWRDDPRKDDAWYAKQVEELDTVTVAQEIDINYAASVEGVVIPSAWVQAAIGAHQKLGIDPSGRKYAGLDVADEGTDANAYAMRHGVLLANLDMWSGKDSDIYKTVVKAFGLCEADGLNALDYDADGLGAGVRGDAAEINRQRRAANRPPIHANPFRGSGEVYDPDGEMVPKRKNKDFFANAKAQAWWALRLRFQATHRAVVEGQEYKPDEIISISPDLKHLTQLTMELSQPTYTVNTVGKIVIDKRPDGTKSPNLADAVMICYQPATRALSVWEALAK, from the coding sequence ATGCCGATTCCTTTCCCATTCGACTTCAAGAGCCCTGATTACAAGGCTGTCTTCGAGTGGCGGATAGAGAGGCTAAACCGTATCAGGGCGAATCCTGCATGCTTGCCTGCCATGAAGGCTTACTACAAGAGCCATCCTGCGCAGTTCATTATCGACTGGGGCATGACGCTGGACCCGCGAAATGTTGAGCGGGGGCTGCCATCGTCTGTGCCGTTCCTGCTGTTCCCCAGGCAAGAGGAATGGGTGTATTGGTTCATGGAGCGTTGGAAGCGCCAAGAGCCTGGAATCACCGAAAAGACCCGCGACATGGGCATGTCCTGGCTGACCATTGGCCTGGCCTGCACGCTGTGCCTGCACAACAACGGCATGGTGCTGGGCTTTGGGTCGCGCAAGGAAGAATACGTAGACAAGATCGGCTCGCCTAAGTCGCTGTTTGACAAGGCGCGCACGTTTATGCGGATGCTGCCTGCCGAATTCAGGGGTGGCTGGGATTCCGGGAAGCATGCGCCGCACATGCGTATCATCTTCCCGGAATCTGACTCCATCATCACCGGGGAATCTGGGGATGGCATCGGCCGAGGCGATCGCACCAGCGCCTATTTCGTAGACGAATCGGCGTTCCTGGAACGCCCACAACTGACCGACGCATCGTTGTCGCAGACGACGAACTGCCGCCAGGACATCTCTACCCCCAACGGTATGGGCAATCCGTTTGCTCAAAAGCGCCATAGCGGCCGTGTGCCGGTGTTTACGTTCCACTGGCGAGATGATCCGCGCAAGGATGATGCATGGTACGCCAAGCAGGTTGAGGAACTTGACACCGTGACGGTGGCTCAGGAAATCGACATCAACTACGCGGCTTCTGTTGAGGGGGTGGTTATCCCATCTGCCTGGGTGCAAGCTGCTATCGGAGCACACCAGAAGCTAGGCATTGACCCTAGCGGGCGTAAGTACGCCGGTCTAGACGTGGCTGACGAGGGCACCGACGCAAACGCCTATGCGATGCGTCACGGGGTACTGCTGGCCAACCTCGACATGTGGTCAGGCAAGGACAGCGACATTTACAAGACGGTCGTCAAGGCCTTCGGACTGTGCGAGGCGGACGGCCTGAATGCGCTGGATTACGACGCTGACGGCCTTGGCGCTGGGGTGCGTGGGGATGCTGCTGAGATCAACCGGCAGCGCAGGGCTGCGAATCGGCCGCCTATCCATGCCAACCCCTTCAGGGGATCTGGAGAGGTGTACGACCCAGATGGCGAGATGGTGCCAAAGCGCAAAAACAAAGACTTCTTCGCCAATGCCAAGGCTCAAGCCTGGTGGGCGCTGCGTCTGCGCTTCCAGGCTACGCACCGCGCCGTGGTTGAGGGGCAGGAATACAAGCCGGACGAGATCATCTCGATTTCGCCTGACTTGAAGCACCTGACACAGCTCACGATGGAACTGTCGCAGCCAACCTACACGGTCAACACGGTTGGCAAGATCGTTATCGACAAAAGGCCAGATGGCACCAAATCCCCCAACTTGGCGGACGCGGTGATGATCTGCTACCAACCCGCAACCCGCGCCCTGAGCGTGTGGGAGGCGCTAGCGAAATAA